The following proteins are encoded in a genomic region of Glycine max cultivar Williams 82 chromosome 18, Glycine_max_v4.0, whole genome shotgun sequence:
- the LOC100792653 gene encoding transcription factor BIM2-like, with translation MARSAKGHQDEFDDDDEEELLTANNTSSKVKVDEPSTGKRVNPQRSKHSETEQRRRSKINERFQVLRDLIPQNDQKRDKASFLLEVIEYIQFLQEKLQIYEQTYEGWNQEPTKLTPWRNNHGPAENTTDPSQATQNGSVDEKNNNVSPLLPKNVQNPIESDFSMTTIQKGNIPGSTTEAVPLPMQMRLDMFDPVVSSSMATQHLLEPVSNVNMLSHTQPQLWLDKRNKGNYILPHNDTMKEQEELVNESGSDSISSAYSQGILDSLTQALHSSGVDMSQTNVSVQIDVGRQENAGLIPSASTSKGHENQSVSNPAIARSGVDYCNIDSEQSSKRLRQEAS, from the exons ATGGCTAGGTCTGCGAAAGGGCATCAAGATGAATTCGACGACGATGATGAAGAAGAACTCTTAACTGCTAATAACACCTCTTCCAAag TGAAGGTGGATGAACCCAGCACGGGGAAGAGGGTGAACCCACAGCGTTCAAAGCATTCAGAAACCGAGCAACGTAGAAGGAGCAAGATTAACGAAAG GTTTCAGGTTCTGAGAGATCTCATACCTCAAAATGATCAAAAAAGAGATAAGGCATCCTTCTTGTTGGAG GTCATTGAGTATATTCAGTTCCTAcaggaaaaattacaaatttatgaACAGACTTATGAAGGATGGAATCAGGAGCCCACGAAATTAACTCCATGG agaaATAATCACGGGCCTGCAGAAAATACTACAGATCCTTCTCAAGCTACTCAAAATGGGTCTGTTGATGAGAAAAATAACAATGTCTCTCCATTGTTGCCCAAAAATGTACAGAACCCGATAGAGTCTGACTTCTCAATGACAACTATTCAGAAGGGCAACATCCCTGGTTCAACTACAGAAGCAGTTCCCCTGCCCATGCAAATGCGATTGGACATGTTTGATCCAGTTGTTAGCAGTAGTATGGCAACCCAACATCTGCTGGAACCTGTATCTAATGTTAACATGCTTTCCCATACCCAGCCTCAATTGTGGCTTGATAAACGAAACAAGGGCAACTATATTCTTCCACATAATGATACAATGAAGGAACAGGAGGAGCTGGTGAATGAAAGTGGGTCAGATAGCATCTCAAGTGCCTATTCTCAGGG AATTTTAGATTCTCTCACACAAGCACTGCACTCTTCAGGCGTAGATATGTCCCAGACTAATGTCTCAGTGCAAATTGATGTTGGTAGACAAGAAAATGCTGGGCTGATCCCCTCTGCATCTACTTCAAAG GGTCATGAAAACCAATCTGTGAGCAATCCAGCAATAGCACGTTCCGGAGTTGATTACTGCAATATTGATTCTGAACAAAGTTCAAAGAGGCTCAGACAAGAAGCAAGCTAG